The DNA window ttatggttaattcatagctctttcgaaacagccagactgaaacctttacgccccgtttatcgattggtcgaaatctacagcggctgaaactgacaagaaattgacaggactgaaattgacacctcctgtttatcgattggtcgaaacctacagcgacctaagaaaaatcacggactgcatgaaATGTTGTCAGGCttaaagtctcacaggagacgatttagCTGtctcttttagctaacgtacaaTATACTTATTtacgttaacagtaatttagtgaattttactaacttttcattttcaatttattaatcagttaaaagaaagatgttaatatacataataaaatgctttctttgatgattcaggcgggttataaaggtagcgatcattgcagaaaaatttacataacccgctaacgcaggttatgttgctaccttcatatcccgaatgaatcaccaaaaaaagcattttattgttaaatgaatacactttgctacagtggtaacaacgttattgttgacaagccaatcgtgttaaatagttcgtgtaacgtgggtgatcgttcgtgtaacgtgcgggatcgtgcgtgtatcaggaaaattggtttgcgttttttatcgtgcgtgttcgtgcgtgatcgtgcggtttttttcgttttgtaacttttttacggaatgccaggatttattcttaaaacaaagacaagtagtttttgtaaaacaatgtgaatttaaaactttttattatataagaacattgacagttgttaactttcattctctctttcgtccttaaatacattttttttttatttctatagcTCATTCAATCCTTTGTTCGGTCGAGTTAGTTTTGCTTAATTTTACAATCAGCCTATATCAAGCATCAATTGTCtcttgaaaaataatttcaatcatattaGCAAAAGCGACACGTTGAATGAAAGCGGCTAAGCTTACCCATTccccgttttaaactaaacgattattcccaacgtttttctttcaaatgagaatACGATACGCATTATTATCTAGTAGATTGTatacacatttgtttgaaataaaatttatttaaacgctttaaaatttagaatgaatagaaataaatcaattatttactgtacattatgaaaatattggatgtgaaaaatcgaaattctatggaacaaggtaacaaatttacctgtatcacgcaaaattaaatcgtacgtaagagaattaaattacataaacagtcaactcgtatgtaaataatttcgtgtagtttatgcattatcttcatttcaATTACACGTTATTTTCTTTAACTGAAGTTAATATTTGTTATGGagacaaaatattaatttgtgtGTGAATCCTATATATTTGTGTATGGGTGTGTAAAAGTGTTAACtcgtaaaatacaaaacagtgcGTGACTTAAGTACATGCCGCTTTTCAATAACacacaaacataaagcaatacaaattaaagaaatacgtttccttaattctaatcttaaaaattaatattgattttgcgtgtttaatggtgtagaatcgttcggttgcgtgttttatcgtttttgttcgtgtatcgtgaagattcagtaagttagtgatcgtccgtgtatcgtgcgtgatcgttcgtgtatcgtgcgtgatcgttcgtgtatcagaatcgtgcgtgtcgtttgtcaacaataacgttgctaccactgtaATTGATGCGCAttgagcacaaatataaacgtttTCACGTGTTTAGAATATATTtctgtaagattaaatgaaacattcaaTCTTACATGACCAATTTAATATTCACTTTTCAAAATTAATCTTATCCTactctttgataaaaaaaaatttttctttacaaagtTTCTCGCACTATATTTTTAGTCGCAGAagaaaactaaatgcatgtaaCTTTAaaatggctgttccatgtatgtttcatatccctgactgaGAGCGTATTTAATGGCTTTTAAGGGacgatacatatatatttcatacaaaaagacataaatatgaatataaatataaacattcaatgcttatttttggatgtcgtcgaaAAACATTCAAAGCTTAAATAAACAACCAATACAATACAAACAGCTTAGCTAAggaaagtaagtaaaattcactaaattactgttaatgtacgtaagtacgttaactaaaagaaacagccaaatcgtctcctgtgagactttgagtctgacgtcgtcatgattatttcgtgcagtccgtgatttttcctaggtagttgtaggtctcgaccaatcgataaactgggcgtgtcaagtttggtcctgtcactttcttgtcagtttcagactctgtagattttgaccaatcaataaacggggcgtttagatttcaatctggctgtttctatagagctatgaattacatgtaactataagtttccgtaagaaatagagggaataatacttggtagatgtaaatatatctcTGTAAACAACCAAAATATGACTCATACATGAGTTACAGAACGCCGAATATAAAAACTATCAGTATACTTTAATTTTGAGGGAAATATTTCACcaaatttaccttaaaaaaatacTGACTCTTAAATGTACTCATACACAATATCAACTCCAAAGTATTAACAATACCTACCCTCCCGGGTTAACCAGAAATAtgcaaaatgatttaaattttgtatgaaGGAGCGCAGAAATATAAATATCACAAATTGTATTATGGAAATtctataagcattcaaatgtaTTGAAAAGAATTTCTACTGTGCAATAGAACACATATTGCATTCAGCACATATGCAAAGCCTTTTcgatattaaaactttttaataataaaactcAATTTCAAAAAGAAGACAAAGGACATGGATGAACTAACATAAACTAATATTTAGAGATATATGGAAcaaaagaattttcaaaattgatttccCTTTTTCAAACCGTAAAGTAATCAAAGCTCTATcatgaaattatatattatcTATAGGATGCATGGGTGAACGATTGTGTGTCTCCAACCTAACTTCACTTTACgacacaaaaattaaaatttacaagaGTCTTGTAATCATTGTTGATTAGGGTTGTTCATATCATATGGTAGATTAAAACCACCTACATGAACAATTTCCGATCAAGTCTTATAGTTATGATGAGACATTATTGTCTGGACCAATAGATAAGGAATGATATAATCACATGTGTCAACTTGATTAATAGCCAATATAATCGAGTTATCCTGCCATTTAATTTTCctagtaaaaatgtatgaaaaaaccCCAAGAATAATTTCACCTGTTTATAATCCATGTAAGTCTGGTTAGTTAAGTACTAGTAATAACTCTATATGCACGATTTTAGCAAAAAGAGATTATGTTGTGGTGATTTACAATGTTACAAAACATGCAGCTCACAAAGGGTTGAACATTGAAAAACACACCTCTATAGAGTGTTCTTTGATGTTAATTTTTAGTTCGTTAATAGTTACTGAGTTATTAATTCACTTAAGGAGTTGGGGCGGGCGGTACGAAGTGTACCTTGCAATCGTCCCAAATATCTTATCAGTATTCTATTTCCCTGTAAAACCAGTGGGAGTTTTTTTGGATTTATTTTAACCGTTTAAAGATGGCACTGAAACTTCTAATTTCAGTGTGTTTACTGTCAGAAATATATGGTAGGTActttataagtttttaaaactatCAATCTAATGCTAAGATCGAGATTCCTCAGAATTGGCCCAGAAAAGAGAGggtcattattattttaatccCACTTTCGTAAATTGAAtacgacttttttttttattataataggCTGCTATACTGGATGGGTGCCCTATCAAGGAAAGTGTTACTTTTTCAGTCATACAACAGCTTCCTGGGCAGACGCTGGTGTAAGTCAGAAGCCGTTTATTCTTATACATCTTAAACAGACCAAAACTTAATTGatctttaaagctgcttggttcgattttatatcaaattttgtgttcGCATTTAAACGATAGTTTTGCTGAGAATTACAGATACAGGGCAGACACgaagcatcgtttttgaaagtttgGGGGTGGGTTGGactcattaaaaaatcttgacaagcccaAAAGAAAATCAtgataattcaaaaaattaacttttcaaaaaatcgTGAAAACCCAAATCGGAAGGGGTGGGGTGCATGCTGCCCCTtcaattttattgttaatttccTTCATTTCACTTCAGTTGAGTACATGCTCACCAAAAAGTgaggaggtggggggggggggggtaactctatattggttaatttttatATAGTCAATTGAAGATAAAACTTTGCAAcgaaaaaaggggggggggaagggATGCAATCTTACGATTCCCTTTTCTTAACATTACCATGGTGCATTTGGGTGGGGTTTTTTGTTTGCTCGTAAAgaagttatttttatatactctgaaatatttaaatttgaaacgagatcgattctgctggtgtaaacaGGCGAAAGCCTGTAACTTTCTAAGAaaattggtttgtatggaaaattatttgattctttaaaattaaaccaaaaCGTTGGACCAAACAGCTTAAAAGTTGAATATACATTTTCTAATTATCGAGGTTATTTATTGTTGTACGATGgtcattaaaaaaatacgaggaaatacgaagacaatgtagctgtctatcatatatatatatatatttttttttttataaaaatcacaacTAACATATTAATTTATGCAGTTACACTTCTTTTTATGGTATACaaagtttcatttcatttgatGAAAAGGTGTTTTTGTTATACAATTTTAAACAGCATGTTTCGTCACCACGGCGCATGGTatcgttcaaaacatgacgtcaagatgaCGCACGTACAGTTAATAAAAATACCCAATCTTTATATCACACTAAGCCTCGTTTGCTTTTAACTTTACAACTATAAACAACACTATAGTACTTGCCATCTTATTTGTTCACATTTGTTCaaaaatcataagttagttttggggtttttacaggtttttttttttaccgtatGTCTCTTCGTTTGCAGTGTGAAAACCCTGCACGTCAGATGAAGTTACTCATTCTTTTGACCAAAAAATCACATAAACTCTGTTTTCTGTCCAAAAATCAGTTACTGCAACACCCACAAAATATATTCCCGTTAAACGCATATgtgcaaataatttttgacatatGATTTGCACTGTTGAGCATTTGTACCATTTGCAAAGGTTTTTCCGCGAGCTTAATCCGTATTGTTTGTATCTTTATTGCGCCGTGACGTCGGCGACGTTAACTTATTTAGTTATGTTAAATAGGACAACCTGTCTTTAGTAACCCATATCTGTTCAACGAAACTATATATCTCgtcattttatttaacttaaaataGCAAGACAATACTcaatttgaggtttcaatattcTTTGGTTTAAAGTCCAATTTGTAGAAATATTAGAAATATTAGTTTCGCCATCATATGTTTTTTGTTGACATAACATAacttttgaccgtgcgccgtgaccgcATTTTGGCAGgattaaattttgaatactaggagttcttaaaaataaagacatatgtttaatttttaatttcaaactaTTTAAAACTACTGCTAAACTATTTCTGCCAAATTTAGTAAtaatatgacgttaagtaaaaAAGCTATAATAGTAAAGTCCTTTTTTGATTGACCGTCATATTTCTAGCCAGCAATTTTTTCACATAGAAGGACGCTTAAAAATACCATGTTCGACTGACTTTTGTTTCAATACAGAGTATATGTGCGCAACTTGGTTCCAAACTTGCTGAGCCAAAATCCAGACAGGAAGCCAACTTTCTTAAAAGTCACAGCCAGTCGTTAGGTAACACTTTCTTAAAAGTCACAGCCAGTCGTTAGCCAATAGGTAACATACACACTCGCAAACATATACGCACGCACGCATTTACTGGATGAAAATTGCATGTGGTATTAGAGATCTGCTTCATGAACAAATCATACActttttaacttgaaaaaaagtaaagaaaatgaatgacaATACTTTATTAGCTGTACTATtacatattgtataatttttagaTTACGAATCAATGCATGTCAAATACTGTATTTCGAGATTTCAGTGCAAATGACAAAACAATGGACGGCGCCGATCCTCAACTAGCATTTGGCAGCCAACAGTTCAGTTCAAAGACAATGAGTCATAATTGCCGATAACCCTGAAAGGTGGACAGCAAATGGCTTGTAAAGTATTTCTTTATCACAAAGCCACGACTTTGGGGATACTGAATACTTTTCTGATTTCATACAAGTGCAAAACAAGCAATAAAAGAGAGACAAATGTTGTAAAAAGCAAGATAATATTAAGACTGGGGTAGCCTATCCTGATATTAGCAATCaacattacaaatatatataaattacaaacaatatataaaattgGTGAATTAAGGAACAGCGAGGTTGGATGTTATAATGTTGATGCTATTGTTGACTTGTGCAGCTGTGATGGGATTGATTAAAATGGGAATACAGAAATAGGACTAGTAATCTGGCTTGCATTCTTCTTTGATAAATGAACTTTCCAAACACGGTGAAAAGTTCACTTATCTTGAAAGACAGTATAGAAATGAATGACTGTTCTGTCATGGCTATATTGTGACATATGgtataaattttagaaaataacgAATCACAATTGAATACTgcattaatataaagaaaaaatgtacaagCATTTCGAGATTACATTTCAATGACCAATCATTGGATGGCGCCGATCCTCAACTGGCATTCGGCAGCAAGTTCCAGGACTTCCTATTTTATACCGCTGCTGTCAGCCTAAATGACATTAATAATGTGACGTTGAATCCTATAGAAACTAATTTAGCTGTGTACCTTGGAGATGATTGAAGAACCAACAATTCATTATATCCACAGACATGCAAGCCTTGCttacaactacatgtaataagatTCAGATGCTTACAGTTAAATAAATTTGGGGAcgatatataaaatatgaatatataaaatttgaaagatGTCTTCAGTCTCAGTGTTACcatgcaagtacatgtaagttGCTGCACCAGTTCTAAATACTGACGTGTCCACACTCTGAAATGCGAAGGCTTGTTTGAGAACTGGGTTGAATTCATTTAGTGATAACTTAGAGGAGTTGTGTCAATGTGACAAAATAACTGATTAATCTTGCATTTGAATAAGACAGCAAGTTGTTAAATAGCAAATAATTGTTACCACACAAGTTTATGTTCAAAGTTGTGccaacaatattttgatatattatggttttttgttataattaattGTTTGATTGAATTACTTGACAACTGGATGTTGTGGATTTTAAGAGCATTATGGTGACCGCAACTTCGGAAAAAAACggtatattataaaaatgttcttttactAACAGACAAGAGTTTTTATCTGGGGATATCGGATCTGGTCGAGGAAGGCATATGGGAATACTCCTCAAGTCACGAGCCTATCACGTTTAACTTGTTTCATCCGGGAGAACCTTGCTGTTACCTACGTGAGAACTGTTTGATTATGTGGGAACCGTTTCATGGAGACTGGGCTGATGTCACTTGTTCTGGCCCCTATTATTATGTTTGTGAGGTCGATGACGGGTAGGTATACTATAATTCTAGAACTGTGGTTTTATGTGTTATTTCtcttatagaaaataaataaacgGGTTTATCCGTAATTATGATTATGTAGTTTTGCGTTTGACAATACAATCAGTGATAATTAGATCTACTAGTATGTATATCCAATCAAAATCTGTAGCACAAGGCAACTGTATGAATTGAAACTTAAGATTAGGTTACACTGTGcaattatatattacatgtatttatggacaaaaatatttatttttactggaatgaaataaaataaaataaaatattctatcTATTCCTAATATTGAATACACGTAGTTAAAACCACTTTTGAATATAACGGTAATTAAGTTTCCAGCACAACATATTACCTCTTTAAAACGAAATTTGAATACGATTCTCCTGTatgtaacaaaaatgtttttctagCTCAGATCTAGAGAACTCGAAAGTGATAGGATATCactaattgtttgaaaataatgaacaaCATATTTACCACTTGTCTGAATATGCATCTCGAATTTTTGATAGTTTGAAAAAAGATGTCAAACCCTGGGCTATCGTTCTGTCGGAGTTATTCAACaacaaattgatatttattcaCCGTAGAATTGATGACATTTTCTTAACTTGATAAAGGATCGAATTTGATTTGTAAGATCAAAGTACACATTTTTGCCATACATTTGGTTtgcaaaatgtgttttttttactttgctCAATTCTTTAAATTAGTAaagttagatattttttttctcgtgAATTTTATTTAGTGTGTTTCATATAATCTGTACAAATATAGATGttgtcatttacatgtacccTCTTCTTTGAATATTTCAGAGGATCTCCATCTGTCATCGGATAAACATTTACAGAGAAAGCTGtcaatttcatgaaataaaCAGGATGTAATTGTAATCAGGGCGATTAATATAGTCTCCCAAATGAATGAGGCCATCACTGAGGGCAGAGATAACCGACATAACTTTACAAAAAGATTTAAAGCTATAAGTGGGCATCAACCCTGACAATAAATTACTGGGATGTAAAATAAATAGAAGTTTTTATTAATGCATGATCGTCAAAATATTAGGAATGTTTAGGAAAAttaacttttgatatttttcctAAATATGAAATAATCTTTAAGTACCAGTCCATATAAAAACCagacaaactttaaaaaatgtgatacaTGGTATATCATGAAATAAACTTTTACAGTGTAATTTGGGTTggacttaattaaaaaatgatatgtttaaaatttcaaggaaTTTGCTTAAGTGGTTTAGTAAAGAGAGCATTTTAAAGTATGCTgacttttttctgcaatgcctATTATTTCTATAGTATACATAGTAGCTTTGGGTTTAATTTCTTACAAAGACCAGATACATGCTAACAAGATATGTGtgtaatatattcatttaaatgataaacTATCGATTTCATATTAAAATTCCGTGGGCTCTATTACTAAAAGATTTTTACAACTGTCTAAACAATAGGAGTTTAATCCTTAAGATTATCTCCCTTTCTGGAACTCTTCTGAATTAGAAACAAGATTCCGTCCATTAAAAATGGCAGACGACTGTCATCCaaattatgcatttaaaaacaaatgcagTTTTTCTGCATTTTCGAACATCACATGCGGATTATCAGCGTTTTTCCCATCTGAAAGGgaatttgttcaaatttctGACTGTGCAAAAGATGTAAGCGGGCATCTTAGGTCTTTAAAACTTGGACAGGACAGCATTCCATCTGAGGGACATTTACTTCTGCTCAGAATTGGATTATTTTCGCCTGTtctgaataattttaatatatgccCTAATCATCGTGCAAAACTCGGTGTAAAATAGAAAAGACACAGTGTGAAGTGTTCATATCCAGACCATTCTCACAATGGAAAGATGGAACGGCCAGTGACACCACAAATGTCTAGATTCATCCTTGAGCACAAAGGAGAGTTAGTGCCTGTTGGATCAGGTTAGTTTCAGGATAATtcactctcaattttttttaaaaaaaagtgatggTCTTTTAATATTACCAGGATCAAATCCCCCAGGGggtctatttttttaaactctcaaCACTGttcaagataaaatattaattttaaaaattgttttcactaAAGTAAATGAAGGGCTTTCAAGATTAATTTGTGCAGATTGTGTTAAGATTAATTACAGATGTATAGtgttatgtaaatattgttGTTATTTCAGAAAATGCTGTAATATGCTCTcaatatatttacttatatctttttaaaatttttttaacctttaatTTAATAAGCAAATCTTGCCATTAAATTAACTTCAAAGTCTTCTTTTACTGTCCAGGCATTTGTCGGAGATGTAGATTTGAATTGTACAAGGAGATGGAAAATTCGAACAAGATTGAGAATGAAGTAAGATATGAAAAGTTGACACAGTAATATAAGAGgaatggatatatatatatgtgcaattatttcatttatagttTGAATGTGGTTAAATAAGATTAAATTGGTTTGGATACATTAAGTTCTCCATGTAGttgttaattattatattttacagtTACCACCAAAGTGTACACATCCAGATGTATTGACACCAATAAAGATTGAGGACACTAAGGAAGTTAATGTAGATATGGTACACatggatatttttattttaaaatcatcaatgatGATTTATTTTATCCTATATCACTGTATGTGTAATTTGGTTAAATCAATGACAATCAAGAATATGCATATAAAGATAATCAGCTTTCCTTATTTTTGATTatgtatttcatgattttaattaGAACCTGATTGATAAAATAATTGTGCATTttaattgaaagttttatttttatacaggaagaaaaagatgaaatttGGAAAACTGATGATCACCTGGAGATATTTTCTGATGAAGATTCAGTGGGTGTAAGTATCTGTGATGACTATACTTGAACTGATTACAACTTTGGTCGTGGTGTACTTATAAAGCATTTCAAAATCAACTCATCATTTAATTAACTTTTACTATCAAAACACTGataatttattatatgaaaaaaatgtactacATAAAttacttgtttaatttttattgggCAATATTCACTTGACATGTACTAACAacatatttatgataaaacCTACCAGGTAAATGGATGTTAGTTTAAATCaagttaatatatatgtatgcaactgtttaaaatttgttaacaatgtTGACTAAATTACACTTATTCAGTAGTTGTAGTAAAAATATAGCTCTAGTTATAGATTTTTGGTTGTAAAActgattttcttaattttgacaGCTTCTTGGTTCTCAACCATCATCACAATCCTCATCTTGGAGTGAAGAAAATAACAACACTCTAGATATTTTCAATAAGGCTGTAACTTTGCTTGGACATGGGAAGATGAGCCCACTTAAATTCAAAGTACATCAGAGGCTGGACAGCCTTAAGTCCTCCACTACAAGATTGCTTAAGAGAAAAGCCACAGAAGCAGTCAATTTAGTTCTTGAGagtatgttttatttcttttttgtaacaCAGTTAGTTATATAATGCTCTAttaagactctctctctctccccctctctctctctatctctctctctctcgcagACTCTCTAATAGgactatctctctctctctct is part of the Crassostrea angulata isolate pt1a10 chromosome 3, ASM2561291v2, whole genome shotgun sequence genome and encodes:
- the LOC128178409 gene encoding C-type lectin domain family 17, member A-like, with translation MALKLLISVCLLSEIYGCYTGWVPYQGKCYFFSHTTASWADAGSICAQLGSKLAEPKSRQEANFLKSHSQSLDKSFYLGISDLVEEGIWEYSSSHEPITFNLFHPGEPCCYLRENCLIMWEPFHGDWADVTCSGPYYYVCEVDDGGSPSVIG